A single region of the Triticum dicoccoides isolate Atlit2015 ecotype Zavitan chromosome 2B, WEW_v2.0, whole genome shotgun sequence genome encodes:
- the LOC119364618 gene encoding SUPPRESSOR OF GAMMA RESPONSE 1-like — MPMRSPLAPHFALSPSQPSPVAAQPRRAPMAEFFRSLIVTAKTIATMIIHPSLCQSEELLAWMECPNCKYRIDNTDVLSQWPGLPAGVKFDPTDLELLEHLEGKVGRAASHVLIDDFIPTIEEAQGICYTHPENLPGIKMDGSTGHFFHKVSNAYVVGKRKRRKISNSEHTVCDENLRWHKTGKSRSILDNNGVIKGWKKILVLYIGYRKGGGKTEKTNWRMHQYHLGVDQDEKQEELVVSKVFYQVQSMNDSLPLQTRCPNGSPSGTEQNQEEGQSGMSTVREAVEWLAGSSSHAVEDAPLSGLDEHLSSDGTPDAAYPVGQPLPLDASEALQGFADLGAPPDVSLPPHTQFGRQDSMEMWLVSVLTEDEGVFEAAEQQEEAGFSP, encoded by the exons ATGCCCATGCGCTCTCCTCTCGCTCCACACTTCGCTCTCAGTCCCTCCCAACCCTCTCCCGTCGCAGCGCAGCCGCGGCGGGCGCCCATGGCAGA ATTCTTCAGGTCACTGATCGTTACTGCCAAGACAATTGCTACCATGATAATTCACCCCTCGCTTTGCCAGAGTGAGGAattgcttgcatggatggagtgcccaaattgcaagtaccgcaTTGATAATACTGAT GTTTTATCACAGTGGCCAGGACTCCCTGCTGGTGTTAAATTTGATCCAACTGATCTCGAACTGCTTGAACATTTAGAAGGAAAGGTTGGCAGGGCAGCGTCCCATGTACTAATAGATGATTTTATTCCAACCATAGAGGAGGCCCAAGGAATCTGCTATACACATCCGGAAAATCTCCCTG GTATCAAGATGGACGGGAGCACCGGTCACTTCTTCCACAAAGTATCCAATGCATACGTTGTTGGCAAGCGTAAGCGTCGCAAGATTAGCAATAGTGagcacactgtttgtgatgagaatcTCAGATGGCACAAGACTGGAAAATCCAGATCTATCTTAGATAATAACGGTGTCATAAAAGGGTGGAAGAAAATATTGGTTCTTTACATAGGTTATCGGAAAGGAGGTGGCAAGACAGAGAAAACTAATTGGAGAATGCATCAGTACCACCTTGGGGTAGATCAAGATGAAAAACAGGAGGAACTTGTTGTTTCCAAAGTCTTTTATCAGGTGCAGTCAATGAATGACTCGTTGCCTCTGCAGACTCGTTGCCCAAACGGTAGTCCATCCGGAACCGAGCAGAATCAG GAGGAAGGACAGTCCGGCATGTCTACTGTTCGGGAAGCCGTGGAATGGCTCGCTGGAAGCTCGTCGCATGCCGTGGAGGACGCACCGCTGTCTGGCCTGGATGAGCACCTGTCAAGCGACGGAACCCCGGACGCCGCATACCCTGTGGGGCAGCCTCTGCCTCTTGACGCGTCGGAGGCGCTCCAGGGGTTCGCCGACCTCGGAGCGCCTCCGGATGTCTCCCTTCCGCCC CACACGCAGTTCGGGCGGCAGGATAGCATGGAGATGTGGCTGGTCAGCGTGTTAACAGAGGATGAGGGTGTGTTTGAAGCAGCGGAGCAACAAGAAGAGGCTGGTTTTTCTCCGTGA